From the genome of Papaver somniferum cultivar HN1 unplaced genomic scaffold, ASM357369v1 unplaced-scaffold_21, whole genome shotgun sequence:
ATATTCATTGATCTGGATATGTGACTGGACATAATAATCGACCGGACCTTTGTCGTATGTACTTTTTCCAACGCCAATGGCAAAAACAGGAAGGCCTTCTTTTGTGTAACCTGACAATCCTAATAATTGGGAGTCTCGCACAGCTTTGTATAATTCAGTGAGAGCTATCGGTCTCATTAATATCTTATCAATCTTGTTTTCCATCCTCCAATTTATACAATCAATTAACATCTGATGTGCTTTGGGAACATTCCAAGCTCTAGCCTTAAGAAACCGCACCAAAGTTTCAGCTGGATATCCTTGGTGCATATTCCGAAAACTTTGCTTTAGAGGTTCTTCAAGTTTTTCTGCTAAATCAAACAACTGTTTGATCGCTTCTTCTTGAGAAACCATCGCTGTAGTTTTTTTctctaatcaattttttttttctacataAACCTAACCTAACTTTAACCGTAGAGACGAAGAAATCTTTTCGACTTAATTCTCttgatcttttttgtatttctaggAGAGGTAATACCTATAATATTTTTTCTTGAAGCCTACCTATATTTTTTTTTCCCGTGCTtttctgtttcaaaatctatGATGGACTATAAAATTCTATTTTGGAGATTACTTTGTTCTCGAGTAAAGTATATTTTGGAGTTTCTTTGTTTGCAATGGTTTCCAATAagcggagtttttttttttatagaggtTATGGTTTGCTTGATGGTCAAGTTATTTCTAGTCCGGCATCAGAAGCAGCTGTCTATAAATAAACACCTTGTCTCTtgcctatgatatttcaatccaAAGATTCAAATTAACCTCGCTCTTAGTCCTTCAACTTTACTGTACATGAAATATGTCGAGCATTCCAGTGGATCTCTATTATGACATCCTTTTAAGGTTACCGACAAAATCATTACTTATTTGCAAATCTCTCTGCAAGTATTGGTATGCCCTCATCTCTAACCCTAGTTTTGCTAATATGcaccttaattttattttccaacgAGACAATTTCATAAGTCTAACGCCTAATTATAAGGAAAAAATTAGATGCGAATACGTAGTGCATTCAACAGGTTATGAATTATTCAGGGAAAGTCATCAAAAAGTGTTGATGACATGTTGTTTAAAGGTTGTTCAATCTTTTCGTCAGCAGCTCATACTATTGAGTTGTGGTGTTCTTGTAATGGTTTGGTTTGCTTACACTTTCGGGCTGTTAATAAACAATGGATTTGTCTTTGGAACCCTGCCACAAGATAATACAAGAAACTACCCAAAGCGCCAACTAGCTTTCCAACTAGGCCAGGTTTCCTTGTTGAATTTAGTCAATCTGCTTTGGGTTATGATCATAAAATTAAAGATTACAAGTTTGTAACTATAGTTTGTTTGGGCAACTTCATTCATGAAACACCCTAGTATATACATTAGGATCAAATTCTTGGAAGAAAATTCAAGATACCCCTGACGGAAACCTTTATCAAAGGCAATCTGGGGTGCTTGTCAATGGAGCTTTCCATTGGTTAGGTGCAGGAAACAAAGAGAGTACTCTTTCCGATTTTATAATTTCTTTTGATATCAGCAATGAGAGTTCCAGTGATATACAACTACCCGGCATGGAAGATTTGAATGATGGGTGATGTGTTCGCGTGGGGGTGTTGGAAGGGTGCCTTTGTGTTATTATTGTCGATTATTATTTTGATCAACATCTTTGTGAGCGTCGACCTCAAGTTATAATATGGGTAATGCAAGAGTATGGAGTTCGAGAATCTTGGAGTAAGCGTTTTGTTATTAACCGTGGTTATATGGGCAGCCCTTACGATTTAAGCCTTTTGTGGTATTTTAAGTATGGAAAGATTCTTTTTTCTGGGTTTATCAACTATATATATATGACCTGAAACATGGAGGTACTAGATCACCAAATCTTCCTGATTCGCGCACAACTAATGTTGTAAGTTACTTTGAAACCTTAGCTTCACTAAACTTTGGAATGTACGTAAGGGAAAATGGAGAAATAGAGTTGTcaattattgaagaagaagaaggagaagaggaaTCCATTTAATTCAGGTGCATGTATATGTTATTCTTAGTCCTTGTTTCTCTTTTGAATGATTATTAGTCCGTGTTATAATAGATGAAGGTTAGatttgctatttttatttttctaatcaaGAGCGTTAACCGATGACTCTTAGGAGCAGTAAAAGCAGGAAAATCCCAGAGTACCATCCAACCAAAGAAATCAAATACCACTCTCTATCTCATTCCACTTATACACCAAACCCTGAAACTGGATGTCCTTGAGATCTGGAGAAGGAATAACTCGGTACAATTGATGGATGGACATCAAAGTTAGTATTAGAAATAAGCAAGGTGAAAAAAAATCTCTAAGTTTCACTCAGAGTTCCTTAAAAAACTGTAAATTGATGGATGGACATCAAAGTTTAGTATTAGAATAAGCAAGGTGAAAAAAAATCTCTAAGTTTCACTCAGAGTTGTGTTTTCAAGCACATGTGTACGTAACAGCTAAAAGCTTTCCccaagttgtgatatgagaatcGTGACATTGATGAAACTCTCCACCTGGGTCAACTTCGAGTATTTGAAAGGTATATCAACAATAAAAAGGATTTTGGAGTACAAAAGAGAACAAGAAATTAAGGCTTTTGATAAAGTAAAAGACATGATAGAGAAATGCATGAAGCATATTATGACAATACAatacaatacaaaaaaaaaaaaacatcacctTTCCCTTGCCATGAAGCCTCCTTAATTTTATTCTCTCATCACCCTTTGACATTCTTACAGTATAATTTAGAAATGAAATTTACCATTATTGTgtttctattttcttattttagtGGATCCGTAAATATTTTCATGAGTAATCCAAAATATATAGATCATCGACTGACTACCAGAATATATATAGTCAAACAAAATAAGCAGACAATGAAATAACTTTAAGTAAAGGCTAGTTATTGGTTGCATTAAGTAAAATTCACGAGGATGGACGTGTTATCACGTCATGTATATATGAAGCAATGAACTCTTACCTCCTAACAGTTTCCTGTCTAGCTAGAGACTAGAagtttatttataatttttctacAGAGTTGGAGTTTGTCCCTGTTGCATCAGCCATTCTTTAAAAGCTGAATGTGTTCTTGAGAGATCTGTCTGCACAAATGATGCATGGAATGTCAGAGTGGCAAGCCCGTATGGTCTCACACCACCACTTCGCATATACTTTTGCTAAATACCAGCAATTTAACAACGGGTGATACATTCACCGGTTACAAGATCCTCAACTgtgagtttatggttttgatactAAATTATATTCTTCCCATGCATGTTATATCAAAACACGTCCAACTTCTATAAGCATAGAACACGCCTAAGCAGTGTCACGTAAAATCTTGATGCGTGGCAGTAGATTTCTCCGTGACACCAGGAGAAACCTCCACGATATGATAGAGGAATTGCGGTGGGAGTCCAAACTCCAACCTCATAAGTTTGTTAATTAGCAATTCCATtatgtattctttctttattAGTCCCACGTTGTATGGAAAAttaagatcctgcagtttataattttttagggcctctccactcatttccaattgggaTGCACGAATTCTAACACTGACTCTATCGTATTGTTGTGTTCTAGTAAtgctttttttatgttttttgatcGTATTGTTGTTGGATCTCCAATTTACTGCTCTAGTTGACAATGAAAACACAATCGCGGATACAAGGTCAATATGGCCAAGATCCTAAACAACCAGAACTGCTCAAAGAAAGGAAGAACCTCTATTAACGGTGAGAGCTACTACCTATTAACTACAATAGCCCAGTTATAATGCAGACTCTGATAAGTAATGTCTCTAAAAGATATTGTTTTAGATGTCAAGTACAATGAGAGAGCCTTAATCTTCCTACTCAAATTTTCTTGAGAGTATTATGAATCTTGAAAAATGCACTTATTTCTCTATTTCCACACTCCCCAAACGAAAGCAAAAGGTAGTAACTCCCAAAGAGTCCTGCCATTCTCAGTGAGCCCGCCGAGCCGTTTGCTTGATAAACAAGTTTGTAGCGTTTTCGCTGATAACCCAATCCCTATGAAATTCCTTCATGAAGAACATCCAGATGTCATACATTTTTGGGAAGTGAATGAAAAGATGGTCGATCGTTTTTCATTTAACTTACAGAAAATACACCTATTTGCTAACTTCCATCCCTTCTTCTTTAGATTATTTGAGTTAAAATAGCATCATGATGAATTAACCACATAAAGAAAGAAACTTTAGTTGGTACTAAGCGTTTCCAAATTTGTGTCGAAGGGAATATGATACCTGAGTTCTTCGCCAGTCCTTTGTAGCACGACTTCACCGAAAAGACTCCGCTTGTCTCCCGTCTCCACCTTCTAGAATCTTCCCCATTGCTTAACACGATTCAGAGTGGCAAGCCCGTATGGTCTCACACCACCACTTCGCATATACTTTTGCTAAATACCAGCAATTTAACATCGGGTGATATATTCACCGGTTACAAGATCCTCAACTgtgagtttatggttttgatactAAATTATATTCTATAACTGGAGTTTCGTTCTTTTAATAAGCAGTTTCCTTGTTTGCAATGGTTTCCTATAACTGGAGTTTCGTTCTTTTAATATGAATCATGAATCCCAAATAGACTACGACTTAGCAAGAGAATAGAAGTCAAATAAAATTAGGATTAATAAAACCGAAATAGACTAAGTTTCCATTATACAAAGAGACTTGGACATCAATAAATTTCTACCTATATATAACTAGAGTCAGGGCCAACACAAcctataataattctttttaacgaaaagagaaggagagatTTATTGTAAGAGCTAGAGAGGCTCAAGCTAAGAAAGGTATGGTCATAACCTTATAATCTCTTCTTTGGCTATAATCTGAGTCTCTCTTAGGTCGTATAATCTGAGTTGCATGTTGACTAAACTAAATCATATGTCTCGAAGGTTATGTGTTTAAACTAAATCATATTCTTACAGCTTTATTTCAGGATACAATATATTTAGATAAAAGTATTGAATTTGATATGGCACTGGTTGATGAAAAATTTGACTCAATGAACGAGTTATATGCTTCCTTGTTCGGtgatgaaagtgatgatgaaCGTGCGGAAGAGATTATAGAAAAAGTATTTGGTAAAAGTGATGACGATACGGAAGAACTTAAGGTTGAAGAAATAAAGATTCCATCAAAATTTGAGAAAGGACAACAGGTTTATAATGACTTTTCTGAGTCGAAACTTGAAGCTGCCGCTGCCAAGCTACGTGAGAAATATCAAAACCTAGACAAAGGTAACTAATTCAATTATTTATGAATGTAAAGACTAACTACTTTTTTGTTGATTCTTATGTTCTCTTGTGCTAATTATTtttcctatttatacacacagcCAAAAAGCAAAGAAAAATTCAAGTTGTTGAAGATTCTCTTTTCTTTCGCCGGCTACAAAAACCAGAGAAAGTAATCTCTAAAAGACATCCTAAATTCGGGCTTCGTCGAATTGCAATATTCTAGCGGAAGAATCAAGCTCGAGATTATTATTATAAGATTTAATTCGTGATTGAATTTTCTTTAGTAAAAAGGGAACAATATTGAGTTGTAAAGTAGCAAAACTATAAAGAACTATGTCAGTTTTCTTCGATTCTATGCATATATTGGACCATCTCTCTTATAAATTGCGAGTTTGAACAATCTTATGTATTAGAATCATAAGAAAAAAAGAATGACAATTGTTTTGCAAGTAGAAACCAAGCTACAGAAGCTTTCGGAATTATCCAATTAAAAAGCAAAGAAACCAAAAGAGAAGCAAGACTCGAATACAATTGAAAGGCGTGCGTTTATATCTTGTATACATATTCTTCGCTGTTTTGACGCACGTTGCAACGGTTTAGCACTAGTACCTAAGCGACCACAACAAATTTGGGAGCCATACATTGCATCCATGCCTACTACGCACCGCCAGACTAACTAAAACAGCAAATTGAAGTTCTGTCAGAAGTTCTTCTTCTCAAAGTCATGTGCTCTACCACGGAGCTAAGTCGGCTATTCCTGTTAGAAGTTACAATTGCATTCATTCCACATTTATTAGGTAGCTCATCTTAGATAGTGGTAATGCAAGTTTGAAATATAGCAAAGTTCTGTGTTATTTTGTGAAGCGCTTTTCTTATTCACTTGAGGTGGGTCTACTTTGTAATGACTAACAAGGCTAACAAGAGAAATCAATGGACATAGGTGATTAACATACGCAAGCACCTATTAATTAAGTATTTGAACCCCTTCAGCTAGCATCCTAGATTGGGATTTTAATATTGCAAATTTAGAGATGAATtcaaattggctggataatcagaAAATACAAAGAAGAGTAGAAGAGGTCAGCGGAAACCCCAGTCGCAAAGAGGTCAATGTTGTTTCTGATTTAGAAATGGTGGATTTTGTTGTGGTTCTTCTAGATCAACTAGGTTTGAGCCGAGTTACAGtctggaaaaaaaagaagaaacaatgCAAGCTAacatttttttactcggtcagtTCTGAATCCACCTTTGTTGTTTTTAAAGTCTAGCTGCTCAATACCTAAAATTTGAATCAAGATTATGAAGCTAAGTCTGTAACTTTCTCAATTGGAAATAGATACCCAAATCGTTTTTAACAAGTTATTAGGTATTTTTGACCATCCTAAGATGAGATCTATGTGTAGGTCGGAGAATGCAAGATCTCATTCAAAGATGAAAAAGCCTTTGTTTGAGGATGATGATTACTTGGGAGACTTTGACACCGAATCTTACTATAATGAGCAAATTGATGATGTCAAAAATGGTTCAGGATGAAAATGAGGATTTAGAAATATGGGTTTCTTTTATTTTATGGAGAACTTAGTTTCTTTGGAGAACTGTTGTatgttttatgttttgttttttttcaaggTTTATGAGTTGCTCCtatattttcttttcctttctctctcttttttttttgtaaccttGGTGTCATTCTCGTAGTTAGTAAGTTCACGAATGatagaagagatttgaaggtgaaggtgagagagatctcaaactcactaaccaagcatctaaacgactataccacgtcctcttggacgactaatgttgtatattattaataccatcatattaagttttttttttctttaaataactcacacatatgcataaaaattaagCTATGACCTAATAAATACTAATTATTAATCATATATAGATACTGATTTTttagagccgaactcacatttataatcgaattatacacgtacgtatgccgttccgaattactgacgaatcatgTCCTGTTGACCGAATTTGATTTTTACAAAAAACGTATAATAATCGTACGTTTGTCATTCCATACGTTTGCCGAATttcgaattactaactaggatcaCTCTCACCTATATCTTTGTCTTTTTAATTAAAGTTGGGTTTAAAAAAGAATGAATATACAGAAACGACAATATTTACCAGAAGAAGCgaaaaaagatgaaagaaaagaCTACCAAAACAAAAAAAGTTGTTTCCCTCTAAAACAGAATGAAGAAATTGATATGTAAAGAATGACTCGCAGCTTTTGTCCAAGAAAGTAACTAAGTTCTAGCTTCCTAAGCCACATCTCCATCAGTTTTAAAAGTATAATCCTTCTCAAATATAAGCTTATTGTAATGGCAAAATCTGACAGTCGCGTTGTTTGAATAAGGTTAACTCCACTCTTTGGTTCTCATGTGCCTCCTTGACGCTTTGTTATCAATTTTAACCCTACGCCGTCTTTCGGGTAACTAGAGATAGCTCTAGTTGTATGAAGGGTTACATGCATAATTCAATAGAAGATTTGCGCATGCTAAACTATTTTAGAGTTGGACATAAGAAGACATACAACAAACTCTACTCATGTGGAGTGTACTTCGGAAGATCCGGAAATTGGTGAGCTGAAGATTTGTTGGGATGGTGGAGCTTTGGGCAATACAGGCCAAGCTGGTTAAGCGGTGATTGCCAGGGATGCTACCTGTCCCATTTTAAGGACGCTGTGTGTTATCACTGGCTAAATATTTAATCACATGGTAGATTTAGGCCAATTTTGGGGTCACGAAGTACGATAGCATATCATAAGTCACCATAAAAATTTGGGTTATAATGATATAGATTAGTTCATATTGTGTAATTTCTGGGTTTTAAACTTTTAATACCGGTTACTAGAATTACGTGTATAAAGATCAATCaatcttttctttttcaataaaTAAATCAGGGGTTAACTCTAAAAGTTATAACAAGGACATAAAACAATAACATACATGACGTGACTTACAGTGATTTCCATAAGTGACCAGAATCTTGCGTAACCAGAATCTCGAGTAACCAGAATCCATAACCAGAATCCAATATTAGTGACCAATCCATGAAAGAGTAGCAGTAAAACTAAACCTAATAGTAACACCCCGCATACCTACGAGTGAGCTTGGATCGTTGAAGCGTGATCCACAACTCGGTGATATTTTTTTTGACGATTTGATGAAACTTTCTTCCACAAGGAAAATATGCTGGAAGGCAAACTCTGATCCACGTCTTCCACAACTCGCTGGAAAAATCATCGGGATTTTTCGACTCGTCGGGAAAATATTGATCACACATGGGGTACCAATTCTTCTGACGAAGATCGTCACCGTTCTTAGGACATACAATCACCAGATCCGTAACCGTAACCCATTGAATCACACATACCGAAACGATTATAGGATTAGATGAATCATTTACCCTAGTTGGTAGAGTAAAAACCCATTTTGCAAAGAAATCAAGAATCTTCCAGAGATAACAACAACTGATTACCCAACAACCAGTCTCCCTAGTTGAAGAAGCATGATTTTGCGTTTCTTCAAAGTCAGCCCCCTTCCGGAGAAACTCGCCGTGAATCTTCTGGTCACTGCAAACCACATTTATTACATCCCTACTGACACAACATACTAAGATAGAAGAACCAGTGAAAACCCACACCAAATAGCCGGACAAGCCATTCACAGTATGAGAAACTAGATCGAGACTTTTACAAACTAAACTAGAACAAACGAAATACATGAAACTAAgtacaatactacaacaaaaatggAAACTATCAACTGCAAgagcaaaaaaagaaagagatcttCCCAGATCTTCTCCAAAAGGAACCGATCCGAGCAGATGAAGAAGCGCCGGGGAGGGTTTTTTCgttgagaagaaaagagaagagagaGGGAGGAGAGAGCCGGGGAGGGTGTATAATGATCAATCAAGTAATATTAATCTAACAACTGTTCTGCATACTACTTATGAGTAACAGTTAGGAAAAATCTGAACAGAAGAAACATTAAACAGCTAAAATAGTGTATGGATTGAGTCGGATTTGCCTCATGCCCCTGATTGCTGCTTGATGTAACTATAAAGCTGTTGGTGGAAGGCGTGATCCAAGGAGAAACAGTCGTCCATACTGGCTAAGGAACGCCCTTCTTTTCTACAAAAATGTGGGAGTGATTCATAGTCCATGACTTTCAACAACTCTTCTTTCCCATTACCTTTGAGCACCTGAATTTTCCTCTGCGTCTCTTCCCGCAGTAGTTTCTTCACAATCTTCCATAATTTTGAAAATGCATATGGGGTATTAACAACGTAGTATGTCACGGCTATTCTGGATAATTGAGGTCATCGATAGTAGCTATTGTGGTCAGTAGCTTTATCTGGCTGATCGCAGAAAGCTTTAAACAAGTCATATCGAAAACTTTGACACAAGTCCCAATATAGCGTCCATTTCTTTGTTGGCTGAGGAAACACAACTAGGTCACGATATTCATTGATCTGGATATGTGACTGGACATAATAATCGACCGGACCTTTGTCGTATGTACTTTTTCCAACGCCAATGGCAAAAACAGGAAGGCCTTCTTTTGTGTAACCTGACAATCCTAATAATTGGGAGTCTCGCACAGCTTTGTATAATTCAGTGAGAGCTATCGGTCTCATTAATATCTTATCAATCTTGTTTTCCATCCTCCAATTTATACAATCAATTAACATCTGATGTGCTTTGGGAACATTCCAAGCTCTAGCCTTAAGAAACCGCACCAAAGTTTCAGCTGGATATCCTTGGTGCATATTCCGAAAACTTTGCTTTAGAGGTTCTTCAAGTTTTTCTGCTAAATCAAACAACTGTTTGATCGCTTCTTCTTGAGAAACCATCGCTGTAGTTTTTTTctctaatcaatttttttttttctacatAAACCTAACCTAACTTTAACCGTAGAGACGAAGAAATCTTTTCGACTTAATTCTCTTGATCTTTTTGTATTTCTAGGAGAGGTAATacctatatatatatttttcttgaagcCTACCTATATTTTTTTTCCCGTGCTtttctgtttcaaaatctatGATGGACTATAAAATTCTATTTTGGAGATTACTTTGTTCTCGAGTAAAGTATATTTTGGAGTTTCTTTGTTTGCAATGGTTTCCAATAAGCGGAGTTTTGTTTTTTTATAGAGGTTATGGTTTGCTTGATGGTCAAGTTATTTCTAGTCCGGCATCAGAAGCAGCTGTCTATAAATAAACACCTTGTCTCTtgcctatgatatttcaatccaAAGATTCAAATTAACCTCGCTCTTAGTCCTTCAACTTTACTGTACATGAAATATGTCGAGCATTCCAGTGGATCTCTATTTGACATCCTTTTAAGGTTACCGACAAAATCATTACTTATTTGCAAATCTCTCTGCAAGTATTGGTATGCCCTCATCTCTAACCCTAGTTTTGCTAATATGcaccttaattttattttccaacgAGACAATTTCATAAGTCTAACGCCTAATTATAAGGAAAAAATTAGATGCGAATACGTAGTGCATTCAACAGGTTATGAAACATTATTCAGGGAAAGTCATCAAAAAAGTGTTGATGACATGTTGTTTAAAGGTTGTTCAATCTTTTCGTCAGCAGCTCATACTATTGAGTTGTGGTGTTCTTGTAATGGTTTGGTTTGCTTACACTTTCGGGCTGTTAATAAACAATGGATTTGTCTTTGGAACCCTGCCACAAGATAATACAAGAAACTACCCAAAGCGCCAACTAGCTTTCCAACTAGGCCAGGTTTCCTTGTTGAATTTAGTCAATCTGCTTTGGGTTATGATCATAAAATTAAAGATTACAAGTTTGTAACTATAGTTTGTTTGGGCAACTTCATTCATGAAACACCCTAGTATATACATTAGGATCAAATTCTTGGAAGAAAATTCAAGATACCCCTGACGGAAACCTTTATCAAAGGCAATCTGGGGTGCTTGTCAATGGAGCTTTCCATTGGTTAGGTGCAGGAAACAAAGAGAGTACTCTTTCCGATTTTATAATTTCTTTTGATATCAGCAATGAGAGTTCCAGTGATATACAACTACCCGGCATGGAAGATTTGAATGATGGGTGATGTGTTCGCGTGGGGGTGTTGGAAGGGTGCCTTTGTGTTATTATTGTCGATTATTATTTTGATCAACATCTTTGTGAGCGTCGACCTCAAGTTATAATATGGGTAATGCAAGAGTATGGAGTTCGAGAATCTTGGAGTAAGCGTTTTGTTATTAACCGTGGTTATATGGGCAGCCCTTACGATTTAAGCCTTTTGTGGTATTTTAAGTATGGAAAGATTCTTTTTTCTGGTGTTTATCAACTATATATATATGACCTGAAACATGGAGGTACTAGATCACCAAATCTTCCTGATTCGCGCACAACTAATGTTGTAAGTTACTTTGAAACCTTAGCTTCACTAAACTTTGGAATGTACGTAAGGGAAAATGGAGAAATAGAGTTGTcaattattgaagaagaagaaggagaagaggaaTCCATTTAATTCAGGTGCATGTATATGTTATTCTTAGTCCTTGTTTCTCTTTTGAATGATTATTAGTCCGTGTTATAATAGATGAAGGTTAGatttgctatttttatttttctaatcaaGAGCGTTAATCGATGACTCTTAGGAGCAGTAAAAGCAGGAAAATCCCAGAGTACCATCCAACCAAAAGAAATCAAATACCACTCTCTATCTCATTCCACTTATACACCAAACCCTGAAACTGGATGTCCTTGAGATCTGGAGAAGGAATAACTCGGTACAAGAACAGCAGACTTCCTTAAAAAACTGTAAATTAATGGATGGACATCAAAGTTTAGTATTAGAAATAAGCAAGGTGAATAAAAAATCTCTAAGTTTCACTCAGAGTTGTGTTTTCAAGCACATGTGTACGTAACAGCTAAAAGCTTTCCccaagttgtgatatgagaatcGTGACATTGATGAAACTCTCCACCTGGGTCAACTTCGAGTATTTTGAAAGGTATATCAACAATAAAAAGGATTTTGGAGTACAAAAGAGAACAAACAATTAAGGCTTTTGATAAAGTAAAAGACATGATAGAGAAATGCATGAATGCATATGATAACAatacaatacaaaaaaaaaaaaaaatcacctttcCCTTGCCATGAAGCCTCCTTAATTTAGTGGATCCGTAAATATTTTTCATGAGTAATCCAAAATATATAGATCATCGACTGACTACCAGAATACATATAGTCAAACTAAAATAAGCAGACAATGAAATAACTTTAAGTAAAAGGCTAGTTATTGGTTGCATTAAGTAAAAGTCACGAGGATGGACGTGTTATCACGTCATGTATATATGAAGCAATGAACTCTTACCTCCTAACAGTTTCTTGTCTTGCTAGAGACTAGAAGTTTCTTTATAATTTTTCTCCAGAGTTGGAGTTTGTCCCTGTTGCATCAGCCATTCTTTAAAAGCTGAATGTGTTCTTGAGAGATCTGTCTGCACAAAATGATGCATGGAACGTCAGAGTGGCATGCCCATATGGTCTCACACCACCACTTCGCATATACTTTTACTAAATACCAGCAATTTAACAACGGGTGATATATTCACCGATTAGAGATCCTCAACTgtgagtttatggttttgatactCAATTATATTCATCCCATGCATGTTACATCAAAACACGTCCAACTTCTATAAGCATAGAACACGCATAAGCAGTGTCACGTAAAATCTTGATGCGTGGCAGTAGATTTCTCCGTGACACCAGGAGAAACCTCCACGATATGATAGAGGAATTGCGGTGGGAGTCCAAACTCCAACCTCATAAGTTGGTTAATTAGTATATGTCGTGAGAAACTATAAAAACAATTCCATTGCGTATACTCGGAGTCAGAACCTAGATCTATATATATTCTAACTGTTAGAATAAAAGTAATAAGCAGTTTCCTTGTTTGCAATGGTTTCCTATAACTGGAGTT
Proteins encoded in this window:
- the LOC113340101 gene encoding phosphatidylinositol/phosphatidylcholine transfer protein SFH2-like, encoding MESSIDKHPRLPLIKVSVREKKTTAMVSQEEAIKQLFDLAEKLEEPLKQSFRNMHQGYPAETLVRFLKARAWNVPKAHQMLIDCINWRMENKIDKILMRPIALTELYKAVRDSQLLGLSGYTKEGLPVFAIGVGKSTYDKGPVDYYVQSHIQINEYRDLVVFPQPTKKYGRYIGTCVKVFDMTCLKLSAISQIKLLTTIATIDDLNYPEIAVTYYVVNTPYAFSKLWKIVKKLLREETQRKIQVLKGNGKEELLKVMDYESLPHFCRKEGRSLASMDDCFSLDHAFHQQLYSYIKQQSGA